The Cystobacter fuscus DSM 2262 genome contains a region encoding:
- a CDS encoding acyl-CoA dehydrogenase, protein MTAPASNPLLSDRDVDFQLYEVLDAESLCKLPAFADHSRETFTLFLDSTRRLARDVLAPTYRLMDSEPPTFRDGRVHVHPLMRTLYPQLVDLGLLAATRPVETGGQQLPLTVYSLASAYLMAANLSAYAFIGLTTGAAHLIEAFGSEWLKDTFMAKMYSGQWTGTMALTEPHAGSSLADVRTRATPAEDGTWRVSGSKIFISGGDHDFAENVVHLTLGRIDGAPAGVRGLSLFAIPARRPEGGRLVDNDVRVTGAIHKIGWRGIPSLALNYGEGGDCRGWLVGQAGKGLAHMFQMMNEARIMVGFNGVATASVAYQEALAYARNRPQGRLSWEKDAARPQRPIIEHADVRRMLLRQKAIVEGGLSLLSMASWQSDVAEHGETPEARERAGLLADLLTPLAKTFPAEKGFEANTLAIQVHGGYGYSTEYLPEAWLRDQKLNSIHEGTTGIQGLDLLGRKVVAAGGGGLRAFVEEVEATVERARRAGVDASWGESLNEALQRVVALTMELGQAGMEGDVERMLRHSADYMELFSVLAVAWRWLAQAAAAREGLARGTDGRDFYEGKLAAAQYWLHTELPRVAPLVELCRSGEDSYTRMQPDWF, encoded by the coding sequence ATGACCGCTCCCGCCTCCAATCCCCTGCTCTCCGACCGCGACGTGGACTTCCAGCTCTATGAGGTGCTGGACGCGGAGTCGCTCTGCAAGCTGCCCGCCTTCGCGGACCACTCGCGCGAGACCTTCACCCTCTTCCTGGACAGCACGCGGCGCCTGGCGCGGGACGTGCTCGCCCCCACCTACCGGCTCATGGACTCGGAGCCGCCCACCTTCCGGGATGGCCGCGTCCACGTGCACCCGCTGATGCGCACGCTCTACCCCCAGCTCGTCGACCTGGGCCTGCTCGCGGCCACTCGGCCCGTGGAGACGGGCGGCCAGCAGCTGCCGCTCACGGTGTACTCGCTGGCCTCGGCCTACCTGATGGCGGCCAACCTCAGCGCCTACGCCTTCATCGGGCTCACCACCGGCGCGGCGCACCTCATCGAGGCGTTCGGCAGCGAGTGGCTCAAGGACACGTTCATGGCCAAGATGTACTCGGGCCAGTGGACGGGCACCATGGCGCTCACCGAGCCCCACGCCGGCAGCAGCCTCGCGGACGTGCGCACCCGGGCCACTCCCGCCGAGGACGGCACCTGGCGCGTCTCCGGCTCGAAGATCTTCATCAGCGGCGGAGACCACGACTTCGCGGAGAACGTGGTGCACCTGACGCTGGGGCGCATCGATGGCGCGCCCGCGGGTGTGCGCGGCCTGTCGCTCTTCGCCATCCCCGCGCGCCGGCCCGAGGGCGGACGGCTCGTGGACAACGACGTGCGCGTGACGGGCGCCATCCACAAGATTGGTTGGAGGGGCATTCCCAGCCTGGCGCTCAACTACGGCGAGGGCGGGGACTGCCGCGGATGGCTCGTGGGACAGGCGGGCAAGGGCCTGGCCCACATGTTCCAGATGATGAACGAGGCGCGCATCATGGTGGGCTTCAATGGAGTGGCCACCGCCTCGGTCGCCTACCAGGAGGCCCTGGCCTATGCGCGCAACCGGCCCCAGGGCCGCCTCTCCTGGGAGAAGGACGCCGCGCGGCCCCAGCGCCCCATCATCGAGCACGCGGACGTGCGGCGCATGCTCCTGCGCCAGAAGGCCATCGTGGAGGGAGGCCTGTCCCTGCTGTCCATGGCCTCGTGGCAGTCGGACGTGGCGGAGCACGGCGAGACGCCGGAAGCACGCGAGCGCGCGGGCCTGCTCGCGGACCTGCTCACGCCGCTGGCCAAGACGTTCCCCGCCGAGAAGGGCTTCGAGGCCAACACCCTCGCCATCCAGGTGCATGGCGGCTACGGCTACTCGACCGAGTACCTGCCCGAGGCGTGGCTGCGCGACCAGAAGCTCAACAGCATCCACGAGGGCACCACCGGCATCCAGGGGTTGGATCTGCTCGGGCGCAAGGTGGTGGCGGCGGGAGGCGGCGGCCTGCGCGCCTTCGTCGAGGAGGTGGAGGCCACGGTGGAGCGGGCGCGCCGGGCGGGCGTGGACGCTTCCTGGGGCGAGTCGCTCAACGAGGCGCTCCAGCGGGTGGTGGCGCTGACGATGGAGCTGGGACAGGCGGGCATGGAGGGCGACGTGGAGCGGATGCTGCGCCACAGCGCCGACTACATGGAGCTGTTCTCGGTGCTGGCGGTGGCGTGGCGGTGGCTCGCGCAGGCGGCCGCGGCGCGCGAGGGGCTCGCCCGGGGCACGGACGGCCGGGACTTCTACGAGGGCAAGCTCGCCGCGGCGCAGTACTGGCTGCACACGGAGCTGCCGCGCGTGGCCCCACTGGTGGAGCTGTGCCGCTCGGGAGAGGACTCGTACACGCGGATGCAGCCCGACTGGTTCTGA
- a CDS encoding TonB-dependent receptor family protein has translation MVVAPRVPTPLNRTPAAVSVVEGEDIQTGRPTLGMYEALVGVPGLVVQSRNNASQDLRLSLRGFGARSAFGIRGVTVVVDGFPETLPDGQSNVDLLDMAMVSRIEVLRGLASSLYGNAAGGVVSLTTEDGPERPSVEARTVNGEYGLWKLNVKGGGTSGPVRWLVGASRLAQTGWRRQSATEQVLFNGKVGWTPGANSELTAVLSLVDAPEAQDPGALTQEELEAEPRQAAPLNLAARAGEAVRQGRLGLTYRLRLGEAHALEARGFLSLRRFQNALPGVVVAFDRTFDGVSARYDNRAPLGGLRSRFALGAEVQSQADRRKNLDNVEGRPGGAVQLDQQENVLALGVFAQEELELVEHLTAVAGVRYDVSRYAVEDFLKEDGDATGARLFQQPTGRLGLIWAPRQEVSVFTSFTQAFEAPTTTELALPPGAGGGLSRELRPQRSNGVEVGARGVLWSRLRYDVALYSVWLRDGLVRYEDESTRAYYRNTARSRHVGAEVALEARVTEWLRLRAAYNALRATVEGGKRVPGIPTHQVSAEAMYQHASGALAAVEVFSTGGMYADDANTVRVPMAWVVNARLAHRIPMGGFELSPFLGLQNLLSARASDNVRVNASRGRYFEPTPPRSLYGGLGVAHRW, from the coding sequence ATGGTGGTGGCGCCCCGGGTGCCCACGCCCCTGAACCGCACCCCCGCGGCGGTGAGCGTCGTGGAGGGGGAGGACATCCAGACGGGCCGCCCCACCCTGGGCATGTACGAGGCCCTGGTGGGAGTGCCGGGGCTCGTGGTCCAGAGCCGCAACAACGCCTCGCAGGACCTGCGGCTGTCCCTGCGGGGCTTCGGGGCGCGCTCGGCGTTCGGCATCCGCGGCGTCACCGTGGTGGTGGATGGCTTCCCGGAGACCCTGCCGGATGGGCAGTCGAACGTGGACCTGCTGGACATGGCGATGGTGTCGCGCATCGAGGTGCTGCGGGGACTGGCCTCGTCGCTGTACGGCAACGCGGCGGGCGGCGTGGTGAGCCTCACCACCGAGGACGGCCCCGAGCGCCCCTCCGTGGAGGCGCGCACGGTGAACGGGGAGTACGGCCTGTGGAAGTTGAACGTGAAGGGCGGAGGGACGAGCGGGCCGGTGCGCTGGCTGGTGGGCGCGTCGCGGCTCGCGCAGACGGGCTGGCGGCGGCAATCGGCCACGGAGCAGGTGCTCTTCAACGGCAAGGTGGGCTGGACGCCTGGCGCGAACTCGGAGCTGACGGCGGTGCTGTCGCTGGTGGACGCGCCCGAGGCCCAGGATCCGGGCGCGCTGACGCAGGAGGAGCTGGAGGCCGAGCCCCGACAGGCCGCGCCGCTCAACCTGGCGGCCCGGGCGGGCGAGGCGGTGCGCCAGGGGCGGCTGGGGCTGACGTACCGGCTGCGCCTGGGCGAGGCGCACGCGCTGGAGGCCCGGGGCTTCCTGTCGCTGCGGCGCTTCCAGAACGCGCTGCCGGGAGTGGTGGTGGCGTTCGACCGGACGTTCGATGGAGTCTCGGCGCGCTATGACAACCGGGCGCCGCTGGGGGGCCTGCGCAGCCGCTTCGCCCTGGGGGCGGAGGTGCAATCACAGGCGGACCGGCGCAAGAACCTCGACAACGTGGAGGGCCGGCCCGGCGGCGCGGTGCAGCTCGACCAGCAGGAGAACGTGCTGGCGCTGGGGGTGTTCGCCCAGGAGGAGTTGGAACTCGTCGAGCACCTGACGGCCGTGGCGGGAGTGCGCTACGACGTGTCGCGCTACGCGGTGGAGGACTTCCTGAAGGAGGACGGGGACGCGACGGGGGCGAGGCTCTTCCAGCAGCCCACGGGGCGGCTGGGGCTCATCTGGGCGCCTCGGCAGGAGGTGTCTGTCTTCACGAGCTTCACCCAGGCCTTCGAGGCGCCGACGACGACGGAGCTGGCGCTGCCGCCGGGAGCGGGGGGCGGGCTGTCACGGGAGCTGAGGCCCCAGCGCTCCAACGGGGTGGAGGTGGGGGCGCGGGGAGTGCTCTGGAGCCGGCTGCGCTACGACGTGGCGCTGTACTCGGTGTGGCTGCGCGATGGGCTGGTGCGCTACGAGGACGAGTCGACGCGGGCGTACTACCGCAACACGGCGCGCTCGCGGCACGTGGGGGCGGAGGTGGCGCTGGAGGCGCGGGTGACGGAGTGGCTGCGGCTGCGGGCGGCCTACAACGCCCTGCGGGCCACGGTGGAGGGAGGCAAGCGCGTGCCGGGCATTCCCACGCACCAGGTGAGCGCCGAGGCGATGTACCAGCATGCGAGCGGCGCGCTGGCGGCGGTGGAGGTGTTCAGCACCGGGGGGATGTACGCGGACGACGCGAACACGGTGCGGGTGCCCATGGCCTGGGTGGTGAACGCGCGGCTGGCGCACCGCATCCCCATGGGGGGGTTCGAGCTGAGTCCCTTCCTGGGCCTGCAGAACCTGCTGTCGGCGCGGGCCAGCGACAACGTGCGGGTGAACGCGAGCCGGGGGCGCTACTTCGAGCCGACGCCTCCCCGGTCGCTCTACGGGGGACTGGGCGTGGCGCATCGCTGGTGA
- a CDS encoding GAF domain-containing protein encodes MNAPEQHAPEVSSPSSLIPSGPEGESLFRQIAETIPQLVWTTRPDGYHDYFNQRWYDYTGRKPGDTDGEGWQLPFHPEDVPEAQRRWQHSLRTGEPYDVEYRCRRHDGVYRWFIGRAQPVRDAEGRVVKWFGTCTDIEDQKRAVDALQVLAEASSLLASSPLDYEATLDALTKLAVPRLADWCTLRMVGEHGMVQLFGVAHVAPEKVALAWELSRRYPPDPKASSGVYEVIRTGRSDWLPTFSEEALAKLTRDAEHLRIVRELGLRSSVTVPLKARGRVLGALQLISAESNRIFSAADVALFEQIAERAALAVDNARLYREAQVALRRKEEEQRVAETLHRMGLLLASELEPVRLIKSVTEAGVSLTGASFGAFLEKRVEEHGEPSRLSTLPLPRGTPLFAPTFRGDPPLLLDDVTRHPEYGKSSPFQSLSAKHLPVRSFLGVPVKGRSGEVLGGLFFVHPEPARFTRVHAQLAEGIAAQAAVALDNARLYASARQAEERFRSLINATAQAVWVTRPDGLALEDSPSWREFTGQTYEEYRGFGWLGAVHPDDQERVRRGWEAGRALKRPYEVEMRVRRKDGSHATILSRAVPLYSAPGEVREWVGTSLDVTAQRSAEESSRRLESEQRTRQLEALHARVSEVLSQEVSPERMMQECAEVMTRCLPMFPLSQLWAWDREAKVLRLKGHAGPSIPPSIQMDRLEPGQGVAGRVGQSRQLLHSNDALRHPGVARARDWLEAQGLTSFVGIPLQVRGQLVGVFTLFGMQPLEEETLITLSTVAEALSQGLERRRAELALQAHATELARSNEELQQFAYVASHDLQEPLRMVASFTQLLARRYKGRLDSDADEFIAFAVDGVTRMQRLIQDLLAYSRVGTKGHEFKPVEAGPALDKALANLKTLVDETGASITQGPLPRVMADESQLTQLFQNLVGNALKFRGPKPTRIRVDAERQGDSWRFTVSDNGIGIEPQYFERIFIIFQRLHNKEDYPGTGIGLAICKKIVERHGGRIGLESYPGQGSVFWFTLPVLPSLPVNKGSSS; translated from the coding sequence ATGAACGCCCCCGAGCAACACGCCCCGGAAGTCTCTTCGCCGTCGAGCCTGATACCGAGCGGTCCCGAGGGCGAGTCCCTCTTCCGGCAGATCGCCGAGACCATTCCCCAGCTCGTGTGGACGACCCGGCCCGACGGCTACCACGACTACTTCAACCAGCGTTGGTACGACTACACCGGGAGGAAGCCGGGCGACACGGACGGCGAGGGGTGGCAGCTGCCCTTCCATCCCGAGGACGTGCCGGAGGCGCAGCGGCGCTGGCAACACTCGCTGCGCACCGGCGAGCCCTATGACGTGGAGTACCGCTGCCGGCGCCACGATGGCGTGTACCGCTGGTTCATCGGACGGGCCCAGCCGGTGCGCGACGCCGAGGGCCGTGTCGTCAAGTGGTTTGGCACCTGCACCGACATCGAGGACCAGAAACGGGCCGTGGACGCGCTGCAGGTCCTCGCCGAGGCGAGTTCCCTGCTGGCGTCGTCCCCGTTGGATTACGAGGCCACGCTCGACGCGCTCACCAAGCTCGCGGTGCCCCGGCTGGCGGACTGGTGCACCCTGCGCATGGTGGGCGAGCACGGCATGGTTCAGTTGTTCGGGGTCGCGCACGTGGCCCCGGAGAAGGTGGCGCTCGCCTGGGAGCTCAGCCGGCGCTACCCCCCGGATCCCAAGGCCTCCTCGGGCGTCTACGAGGTCATCCGTACCGGGCGCTCGGACTGGCTCCCCACCTTCTCCGAGGAGGCGCTGGCGAAGCTCACCCGCGACGCGGAGCACCTGCGCATCGTGCGCGAGCTGGGTCTGCGCTCGTCCGTGACGGTACCCCTCAAGGCCCGCGGCCGCGTCCTGGGCGCCCTCCAGCTCATCTCCGCCGAGTCCAACCGGATCTTCTCCGCCGCGGACGTCGCGCTCTTCGAGCAGATCGCCGAGCGCGCCGCCCTGGCCGTGGACAACGCGCGCCTCTACCGCGAGGCCCAGGTCGCCCTGCGGCGCAAGGAGGAGGAGCAGCGCGTCGCCGAGACGCTCCACCGCATGGGCCTGTTGCTCGCCTCGGAGCTGGAGCCCGTGCGGCTCATCAAGAGCGTCACCGAGGCGGGGGTGTCCCTCACGGGCGCGTCCTTCGGCGCCTTCCTCGAGAAGCGCGTGGAGGAGCACGGTGAGCCCTCGCGGCTGTCCACGCTGCCCCTGCCGCGGGGCACCCCGCTCTTCGCACCCACCTTCCGCGGCGATCCCCCGCTGCTGCTCGACGACGTGACGCGGCATCCGGAGTATGGCAAGAGCAGCCCCTTCCAGAGCCTGTCCGCCAAGCACCTGCCGGTGCGCAGCTTCCTCGGGGTGCCCGTGAAGGGCCGCTCGGGGGAGGTGCTGGGCGGGTTGTTCTTCGTCCATCCCGAGCCGGCGCGATTCACCCGGGTGCATGCCCAGCTCGCCGAGGGCATCGCGGCGCAGGCCGCCGTGGCGCTGGACAACGCGCGCCTGTACGCCAGCGCTCGCCAGGCGGAGGAGCGCTTCCGCTCGCTCATCAACGCCACCGCCCAGGCCGTGTGGGTGACGCGTCCGGATGGGCTGGCCCTCGAGGACTCGCCCTCGTGGCGCGAGTTCACCGGGCAGACGTACGAGGAGTACCGGGGCTTTGGCTGGCTGGGCGCGGTGCACCCCGATGACCAGGAGCGGGTGCGGCGGGGCTGGGAGGCGGGGCGGGCGCTCAAGCGGCCCTACGAGGTGGAGATGCGCGTGCGCCGCAAGGACGGCAGCCATGCGACCATCTTGTCGCGTGCCGTGCCCCTGTACTCGGCCCCGGGCGAGGTGCGCGAGTGGGTGGGCACGAGCCTGGACGTCACCGCCCAGCGCTCCGCGGAGGAGTCCTCGCGCCGGCTGGAGAGCGAGCAGCGCACCCGTCAGCTCGAGGCGCTGCACGCCCGGGTGAGCGAGGTGCTCTCCCAGGAGGTGTCACCCGAGCGGATGATGCAGGAGTGCGCCGAGGTGATGACGCGCTGTCTGCCCATGTTTCCGCTCTCGCAGCTCTGGGCGTGGGATCGGGAGGCGAAGGTGCTGCGGCTCAAGGGGCACGCGGGACCGTCCATCCCGCCGTCCATCCAGATGGATCGGCTGGAGCCGGGCCAGGGCGTCGCGGGCCGGGTGGGCCAGAGCCGTCAGTTGTTGCACTCCAACGATGCGTTGCGCCACCCGGGCGTGGCGCGCGCACGCGACTGGTTGGAGGCGCAGGGGCTGACGTCCTTCGTGGGCATCCCCCTGCAGGTGCGCGGGCAGCTCGTGGGCGTGTTCACCCTCTTCGGGATGCAGCCGCTGGAGGAGGAGACGCTCATCACCCTGTCCACGGTGGCGGAGGCGCTGTCCCAGGGGCTCGAGCGCCGCCGCGCCGAGCTGGCCCTGCAGGCCCACGCCACGGAGCTGGCGCGCTCCAACGAGGAGTTGCAGCAGTTCGCCTACGTGGCCTCGCACGACCTGCAGGAGCCCTTGCGCATGGTGGCCAGCTTCACGCAGCTGCTGGCGCGGCGCTACAAGGGGCGGCTGGACTCGGACGCGGACGAGTTCATCGCCTTCGCGGTGGATGGCGTCACCCGCATGCAGCGGCTCATCCAGGACTTGCTCGCCTACTCGCGCGTGGGCACCAAGGGCCACGAGTTCAAGCCCGTGGAGGCGGGCCCCGCGCTGGACAAGGCGCTCGCCAACCTCAAGACGCTGGTGGACGAGACGGGCGCCAGCATCACCCAGGGCCCGCTGCCGCGGGTGATGGCGGACGAGAGCCAGCTCACCCAGCTCTTCCAGAACCTGGTGGGCAACGCGCTGAAGTTCCGGGGCCCGAAGCCCACGCGCATCCGGGTGGACGCCGAGCGCCAGGGTGACTCGTGGCGCTTCACCGTGTCGGACAACGGCATCGGCATCGAGCCGCAGTACTTCGAGCGCATCTTCATCATCTTCCAGCGCCTGCACAACAAGGAGGACTACCCCGGCACGGGCATCGGACTCGCCATTTGCAAGAAGATCGTCGAGCGCCACGGTGGCCGCATCGGGCTGGAGTCCTACCCGGGCCAGGGCTCGGTATTCTGGTTCACCCTGCCCGTGCTTCCCTCCCTCCCCGTGAACAAGGGGTCGAGCTCATGA
- a CDS encoding response regulator, with translation MNGERLGRPIEILLVEDNPGDVRLTIEALKEGKVSNRLSVARDGVEALAFLRREGAHANAPRPDLILLDLNLPRRDGREVLAEIKADARLRRIPVVVLTTSKAEEDILRTYDLHANCYINKPVDLDQFISVVRSIDDFWLSVVRLPGGD, from the coding sequence ATGAACGGCGAGCGTCTTGGACGTCCCATCGAAATCCTCCTCGTGGAGGACAACCCCGGCGACGTGCGCCTGACGATCGAGGCCCTCAAGGAAGGCAAGGTGAGCAACCGCCTCTCCGTCGCGCGCGATGGGGTGGAGGCGCTCGCCTTCCTGCGCCGCGAGGGGGCACACGCCAATGCCCCGCGACCGGACCTCATCCTGTTGGACCTGAACCTGCCGCGCCGGGACGGGCGCGAGGTGCTGGCGGAGATCAAGGCGGATGCCCGGCTGCGCCGCATCCCCGTGGTGGTGCTCACCACGAGCAAGGCGGAGGAGGACATCCTGCGCACCTACGACTTGCACGCCAACTGCTACATCAACAAGCCGGTGGACCTGGACCAGTTCATCTCCGTGGTGCGCTCCATCGATGACTTCTGGCTCTCCGTGGTGCGCTTGCCCGGAGGAGATTGA
- a CDS encoding ATP-binding response regulator translates to MSKDEGRVLRLLLVEDNPGDARLFEEELKRVTSVSVDVRHVMRLAEAEAQVGEPGLDAVLLDLSLPDGQGLANIQRMVQAAPTLPLVVLTGTDDDELAMRAVHAGAQDYLVKGQVTGPLLVRALRYAIERKRVEEGLKREEAARQTALFREQFLGILGHDLRNPLQAITGNAALLLRYGGLSEPQRKAVHRISNSADRMARMIGDLLDFTRTRLGGGYTLQRTEMNVHDVLRQVVEELEVAHPGRKFELNVSGTGWGAWDMGRIAQAASNLVGNAVQYSPEDSVVRVSACDEGPGVRVEVRNGGPPIPAERMPHIFDPFVRGAEVSRARTGLGLGLYITHEIVKAHGGTLQVRSTEAEGTCFWMNLPRQAPSAPAPLGSSPGGLAGV, encoded by the coding sequence ATGAGCAAGGACGAAGGGCGCGTGCTGCGGCTGCTCCTGGTGGAGGACAACCCGGGAGATGCCCGGTTGTTCGAGGAGGAGCTCAAGCGGGTGACGTCCGTGAGTGTCGACGTGCGCCACGTCATGCGCCTGGCGGAGGCCGAGGCGCAGGTGGGCGAGCCCGGTCTGGACGCGGTGCTGTTGGACCTGTCGCTGCCGGATGGACAGGGGCTGGCCAACATCCAGCGCATGGTGCAGGCGGCGCCCACGCTGCCCCTGGTGGTGCTCACCGGCACGGACGACGACGAGCTCGCCATGCGCGCGGTGCACGCGGGCGCGCAGGACTATCTCGTGAAGGGGCAGGTGACGGGGCCGCTGCTCGTGCGCGCGCTGCGCTACGCCATCGAGCGCAAGCGCGTGGAGGAGGGGCTCAAGCGCGAGGAGGCCGCGCGCCAGACGGCGCTCTTTCGCGAGCAGTTCCTCGGCATCCTCGGGCACGACCTGCGCAACCCCCTGCAGGCCATCACCGGCAACGCCGCGCTGCTGCTGCGCTACGGCGGCTTGTCCGAGCCCCAGCGCAAGGCCGTCCACCGCATCTCCAACTCCGCGGATCGCATGGCGCGGATGATTGGCGACCTGCTCGACTTCACGCGCACGCGCCTGGGCGGGGGCTACACGCTGCAGCGCACGGAGATGAACGTGCACGACGTGCTGCGGCAGGTGGTGGAGGAGCTGGAGGTGGCGCACCCGGGGCGCAAGTTCGAGCTGAACGTGTCCGGCACCGGCTGGGGCGCGTGGGACATGGGCCGCATCGCCCAGGCGGCCTCCAACCTGGTGGGCAACGCGGTGCAGTACTCCCCCGAGGACAGCGTGGTGCGGGTGAGCGCGTGCGACGAGGGCCCGGGCGTGCGGGTGGAGGTGCGCAATGGCGGCCCGCCCATCCCCGCCGAGCGGATGCCGCACATCTTCGATCCCTTCGTGCGCGGCGCCGAGGTGTCCCGGGCCCGCACGGGGTTGGGGCTCGGGCTCTACATCACCCATGAAATCGTGAAGGCACACGGGGGCACCCTCCAGGTGCGCTCCACGGAGGCCGAGGGCACATGTTTCTGGATGAACCTGCCGCGTCAGGCGCCCTCCGCCCCGGCCCCGCTCGGCTCCTCGCCCGGGGGGCTGGCGGGCGTCTGA
- the tnpC gene encoding IS66 family transposase produces MVEVDPRDALIVELREQLAQRDARIAELMAKVEALTARVAELEARLRQNSSNSSRPPSSDAPGTPRPAKKPTGRRAGGQPGHKKHERVLLPPEQVQHVVELVPKECKDCGRRLAGRDREPRRHQVVEVPPLSAIVTEYRSHALECGACGTVTREQVPAYASSAFGDRLGALASLMVGKYRLSKRLVKDALSDMLGVQLSVGSVVNLEGEMAEALAPAVLEAGEYVRAADRAHADETGWVEGREEGRGQRAWLWLVATALVAVFHIARSRGGKVARALLGEDFAGILVSDRWSGYEWYDAGLRQVCWAHLTRDFQGFIDRGGEGGQLGEELMHQRNRFFTWYHQVHEGSLTREDFEKRMPEVEREVGRLLRQAAVCAEKKTAGMAREMLRWEKCLWTFVDVPDLAPTNNFGERCLRHAIMYRKTSFGTQGPEGSRFVERILTTVTTLKLQRRGVLDFLTDTLHAHRRGFSTPSLLPTPASVQLSNAA; encoded by the coding sequence ATGGTGGAGGTAGACCCTCGAGACGCGCTCATCGTGGAGTTGAGAGAGCAGCTGGCGCAACGAGATGCGCGGATTGCGGAATTGATGGCGAAGGTGGAGGCCCTCACCGCGCGGGTGGCGGAGTTGGAGGCGCGCCTGCGCCAGAACTCGAGCAATTCCTCCAGGCCGCCGTCCTCGGATGCTCCCGGTACCCCGCGTCCAGCGAAGAAGCCCACGGGCCGTCGTGCTGGAGGCCAGCCCGGGCACAAGAAGCATGAGCGAGTGCTGTTACCGCCCGAGCAGGTGCAGCACGTGGTGGAACTGGTGCCCAAGGAGTGCAAGGACTGTGGCCGACGGCTGGCGGGAAGGGACAGGGAGCCCAGACGGCATCAGGTGGTGGAGGTGCCGCCGCTATCGGCGATTGTCACCGAGTATCGCAGCCACGCGCTGGAGTGTGGCGCCTGCGGCACGGTGACCCGAGAGCAAGTGCCCGCGTATGCCAGCAGCGCCTTTGGTGACAGGCTGGGTGCGCTGGCGAGCCTGATGGTGGGCAAGTACCGGCTGTCCAAGCGACTGGTGAAGGACGCGCTGTCGGACATGCTGGGCGTCCAATTATCGGTGGGCAGCGTGGTGAACCTGGAAGGGGAAATGGCCGAGGCGCTCGCGCCCGCGGTGCTCGAGGCCGGCGAGTACGTGAGGGCAGCCGACAGGGCCCACGCGGATGAGACGGGGTGGGTGGAGGGGCGCGAAGAGGGCCGGGGCCAACGAGCCTGGCTGTGGCTGGTGGCCACGGCGCTGGTGGCTGTCTTCCACATCGCTCGAAGTCGCGGAGGCAAGGTGGCACGAGCCCTGCTGGGAGAGGACTTCGCGGGCATTCTCGTCAGTGACAGGTGGAGCGGGTACGAGTGGTACGACGCGGGCCTGCGCCAGGTGTGCTGGGCTCACCTCACCCGAGACTTCCAGGGCTTCATCGACCGGGGCGGCGAGGGAGGGCAGCTCGGCGAGGAGTTGATGCACCAGCGCAATCGCTTCTTCACGTGGTACCACCAGGTGCACGAGGGCAGCCTGACACGCGAGGACTTCGAGAAGAGGATGCCCGAGGTGGAGCGCGAAGTGGGCCGATTGCTGCGCCAGGCCGCGGTGTGCGCGGAGAAGAAGACGGCCGGCATGGCGCGGGAAATGTTGCGCTGGGAGAAGTGTCTGTGGACGTTTGTCGACGTACCGGACCTGGCGCCGACGAACAACTTCGGCGAGCGGTGCTTGCGGCACGCCATCATGTACAGGAAGACATCCTTCGGAACGCAAGGCCCCGAGGGCAGCCGCTTCGTGGAGCGAATCCTCACCACCGTCACCACGCTCAAGCTGCAACGGCGTGGCGTGTTGGACTTCCTGACCGACACCCTCCATGCACATCGACGTGGCTTTTCAACACCCTCGCTGCTGCCCACTCCGGCGTCGGTTCAGCTCTCCAACGCGGCCTGA
- a CDS encoding FRG domain-containing protein yields the protein MLEHRVKSWMELQELLFEGSWNEALHRFRPTLAFRGMPDASMDLATGLNRRGGDYSRQEHVMLRAFRKYARGTAYPCGSVWDWLALAQHHGLPTRLLDWTFSPYVALHFLSENLELYGTDGVVWSVDYRETNRLLPRPLKEQLRQEGADVFSAEMLEEVAPRLKAFDQLTRRSFVLFFEPPSLDERIVNQFALFSVMNAPSSRLDTFLENQERGVRRIIVPAQLKREVRDKLDQANITERVLFPGLDGLSRWLRRYYNPKPPGPPEGL from the coding sequence GTGCTCGAACATCGGGTGAAGAGCTGGATGGAGTTGCAGGAGCTACTCTTCGAGGGCTCGTGGAACGAAGCACTTCATCGCTTCCGCCCCACGCTGGCCTTTCGGGGCATGCCGGATGCCAGCATGGACCTGGCCACGGGACTCAACCGGCGGGGCGGGGACTACTCGCGCCAGGAGCACGTCATGCTGCGCGCCTTCCGCAAGTACGCGCGCGGCACCGCCTACCCCTGCGGCAGTGTCTGGGATTGGTTGGCGCTCGCCCAGCACCATGGCCTGCCCACGCGGCTGCTGGACTGGACGTTCAGCCCCTACGTGGCGCTGCACTTCCTGTCGGAGAACCTGGAGCTGTACGGCACGGACGGCGTGGTGTGGAGCGTGGACTACCGTGAGACGAACCGGCTGCTGCCGCGGCCTCTCAAGGAACAACTGCGGCAGGAAGGCGCGGATGTCTTCAGCGCGGAGATGCTCGAGGAGGTGGCCCCGAGACTCAAGGCGTTCGATCAACTCACCCGCCGCTCCTTCGTGCTCTTCTTCGAGCCGCCCTCGCTCGACGAGCGCATCGTCAACCAGTTCGCCCTCTTCTCGGTGATGAACGCGCCCTCGAGCCGGCTGGACACGTTCCTCGAGAATCAGGAGCGGGGCGTGCGCCGCATCATCGTCCCCGCGCAACTCAAGCGCGAGGTGCGCGACAAGCTCGACCAAGCCAACATCACCGAGCGGGTGTTGTTTCCGGGCCTGGACGGGCTGTCGCGCTGGCTGCGGCGCTACTACAACCCCAAGCCCCCCGGTCCTCCCGAGGGGCTCTAG